A window of the Thermogemmatispora onikobensis genome harbors these coding sequences:
- a CDS encoding lipopolysaccharide biosynthesis protein, translated as MQRPRFHPLRLKRLYTGQLSSEAAQPAQSGTDQSAPLAALPPESGDQDGSQPEKWASHRPHFTEVVATSTSSSSGPAASMESSGAEAEARHLLRRTPISYLLNQAYGLWFFLSSFILTLIITRAFVNSHELYGIYAVAMSAFNTIAYIVAFGLEDATTTYVPRVLAEHGQAAAASLIRRLLLLRSLTLVLCMGVMLFALPALAWPFSLLPSSWTWASDLASGLRNPQLLHHITPIAFYVLGNGIFSLQTAVCASFMRMRLVFVIGSLAQLVQLPLSYLVLRLGSSVDGLLWMQALVSLASAAAFLIWQAPLLLQRGASYRQPLQPVIRLGLSAWLTNLVSGALLKQTVIILLGSFAVPLAEIGYFNLSYQLGHTASLLMVTGFGGVAGSALAAAFVGQNYARLARSWQALIKIETLLAAPVLVFSFFNASLIAHLLYQGYEPVGPLLALFLIFQILIRTLGTSIHQSTLYVVGRAWQVVLGQWISLLSLIILGIVLIPGWGPAGALIADGLAQVIGGSLLLGFLWRLLPERYPLGYTLRLLLALALAATPSLLLRPYNFPTLILAGLIYLAGALLLLLLIRPLTQEDLELLRSLHPRLAGYLRPFARSQSAGR; from the coding sequence ATGCAGCGACCCAGGTTTCACCCTTTGCGACTGAAACGCCTGTATACTGGTCAGCTCTCCAGCGAGGCTGCACAGCCCGCTCAAAGTGGGACCGATCAGTCCGCGCCGCTGGCCGCACTTCCGCCGGAATCGGGCGACCAAGATGGGAGCCAGCCAGAAAAGTGGGCCTCGCACCGCCCTCACTTCACTGAGGTGGTCGCTACCAGCACGAGCAGCAGTAGCGGCCCCGCCGCCAGTATGGAGAGCAGTGGGGCCGAGGCTGAGGCGCGTCATTTGCTGCGCCGGACCCCCATCAGCTATCTGCTCAATCAGGCATACGGGCTGTGGTTCTTTCTCTCCTCTTTCATTCTGACGCTCATCATTACCCGTGCATTCGTCAATAGCCATGAACTCTATGGCATCTATGCAGTGGCAATGTCGGCTTTTAATACTATTGCCTATATTGTCGCCTTCGGGCTGGAAGATGCCACAACGACGTATGTGCCAAGAGTCCTGGCCGAACATGGGCAGGCAGCAGCGGCCTCCTTAATTCGGCGCCTGTTACTCTTACGCAGCCTGACCCTGGTTCTGTGCATGGGAGTGATGCTCTTCGCGCTACCCGCCCTGGCCTGGCCTTTCAGTCTCCTTCCCAGTTCGTGGACCTGGGCCAGCGATCTGGCCAGTGGCTTGCGCAATCCCCAGCTCCTGCATCACATCACGCCGATCGCCTTCTACGTGCTCGGCAATGGCATCTTCAGCCTGCAGACCGCCGTCTGCGCCTCGTTCATGCGCATGCGTCTCGTCTTCGTGATCGGCAGTCTTGCCCAGCTGGTGCAACTCCCTTTGAGCTACCTGGTGCTGCGACTGGGCAGCAGCGTCGACGGTCTGCTCTGGATGCAAGCCCTGGTTTCGCTCGCCAGTGCTGCAGCCTTCCTGATCTGGCAGGCGCCGCTCTTGCTCCAACGGGGAGCGAGTTACCGCCAGCCGCTTCAGCCAGTGATTCGCCTCGGGCTATCAGCCTGGCTGACCAACCTTGTTTCTGGCGCCTTGCTTAAGCAGACAGTGATCATTCTGCTGGGGAGCTTCGCCGTGCCGCTGGCAGAAATTGGCTATTTCAATCTCTCCTACCAGCTTGGGCACACTGCCAGCCTGCTTATGGTCACAGGCTTTGGTGGCGTGGCCGGTTCGGCCCTGGCGGCGGCCTTCGTTGGTCAGAATTATGCTCGTCTCGCGCGTTCCTGGCAGGCCCTCATCAAGATCGAAACGCTGCTGGCGGCCCCGGTGCTGGTCTTCAGCTTCTTCAACGCCTCGCTGATCGCCCACCTGCTCTATCAAGGCTATGAGCCAGTTGGGCCGCTCCTCGCCCTCTTCCTCATCTTCCAGATTCTCATTCGGACCCTTGGTACCAGCATTCATCAGTCAACGCTCTACGTGGTGGGAAGAGCCTGGCAGGTTGTCCTCGGCCAGTGGATCAGCCTGCTCTCGCTCATCATTCTTGGCATCGTGCTGATCCCTGGCTGGGGACCGGCGGGCGCCTTGATCGCCGATGGACTGGCTCAGGTCATCGGTGGCTCCTTGCTGCTCGGCTTCCTCTGGCGCCTCCTGCCGGAGCGCTATCCCTTGGGCTACACGCTGCGCCTGCTGCTGGCCCTGGCCCTGGCCGCAACGCCCTCTCTGTTGCTGCGTCCCTATAACTTCCCGACCCTTATCCTCGCAGGTCTTATCTACCTCGCCGGGGCGCTCCTGCTGCTCCTCCTGATTCGGCCTCTGACCCAAGAGGATCTGGAGCTGCTGCGCTCGCTGCACCCGCGGCTCGCTGGCTACCTGCGTCCTTTTGCCCGCAGTCAGAGCGCAGGCCGCTGA